TGCTCGGCGACGCCGCCTGATCGACCGCCGGCGGGTCCTGCGGCCCGCCGGCACCACCCGCACACCCCGGTCCCCCGGCGGCCCCGACCGCCGGGGGACCGGCGCGTGTCCCCGCCGGGGGACGCGGGCGGGCCCGGCGGGCGCTCAGTACGCCCGCCCGAGGAACTCCTCCGCCGTCCGCGGCCAGTCGACGGCAGCCGACTCGGTGCCCATCGGGACGAGCTGGTAGCTGCCCTCCAGGAAGGCGGTCAGATCCCGCTCGTCCAGCCGGACGCTGGCCTCGCCCCCGGCGGACCGGAACGCCAGCCGGACGCCGCCGACACCGTCCGGCCGCACCCGCAGGTCCCCGATCCCGGCCTCGCCGAACCGGCCCTCCCGCAGCAGGTCCCGGCCCACCGTCCACTGCGGGCCGTCCTCGACCGCGCCGCCGTCCTCCACGACCAGGGTGGCCGTCAGCCGGGCCGGCCCGGGGAAGCACAGCTCGACCGCATACGGGTCGTCCGTGCGGTAGCGCAGGACCACCCGCACGGTCCGCGGATGCGGCGGCCCGAAGCGTGCGGTCGTGTGCCACTCGATGATGTCCACCATGCTGCGTCCCTCCGGGGCGTACGGCGTTTCGGGTGCCCGTCGCCTGCCCCCGCGCACGGGATCCATGCCGGGGTGTTTGCGCGGCGCCACAGCGGCAAGGCGGCCGACGAACCGGCGCCGCGCGGGGCATGACGCCCTGTCCGGCGCAGCCCGCGCACCACTCCCGGAAGGAGAACGGCATGACAACCGTGGCCATCGTCCTCGTGGTCCTGGTGGCCGCCGCCCTGGCGGTGACCCCGCTCGTCCTGCGCCGGCTCAGAACACGCCGCCTGCGCAGCCGCTTCGGCCCCGAGTACGACCGCGCCGTCCGCGGCCACAAGGGCGACACCGCCGCCGCC
The Kitasatospora paranensis genome window above contains:
- a CDS encoding SsgA family sporulation/cell division regulator, with protein sequence MVDIIEWHTTARFGPPHPRTVRVVLRYRTDDPYAVELCFPGPARLTATLVVEDGGAVEDGPQWTVGRDLLREGRFGEAGIGDLRVRPDGVGGVRLAFRSAGGEASVRLDERDLTAFLEGSYQLVPMGTESAAVDWPRTAEEFLGRAY